One Streptococcus sp. S1 DNA window includes the following coding sequences:
- a CDS encoding YkgJ family cysteine cluster protein, which translates to MTQEIDIEKYHQLALQKQKEHRKVLANLKKKPPKNLDKIAQEIHDEVFQEIDCTACANCCKTLGPDFKETDITRIAKYFKMKLPAFEAEFLQVDEDGDKVFKSMPCPFLGGDNLCSIYDVRPKACREFPHTDRKKIYQINHLTIKNTLTCPAAYLFVEKLKDRL; encoded by the coding sequence ATGACACAGGAAATTGATATTGAAAAATACCATCAGTTAGCTCTCCAAAAGCAAAAGGAGCACCGCAAGGTATTGGCGAATCTCAAGAAGAAGCCACCTAAGAATTTAGATAAAATAGCGCAAGAAATCCACGATGAAGTTTTCCAAGAAATCGATTGTACGGCTTGTGCCAATTGCTGCAAAACCTTAGGTCCAGATTTTAAGGAAACCGATATCACGCGCATCGCCAAATATTTCAAGATGAAGCTTCCTGCTTTTGAGGCAGAATTTCTTCAAGTTGACGAAGATGGGGACAAGGTTTTTAAATCCATGCCTTGCCCCTTTCTTGGTGGAGACAATCTCTGTTCCATCTACGATGTTCGTCCGAAAGCCTGTCGGGAATTTCCTCATACAGATCGCAAGAAGATCTACCAGATCAACCATCTGACCATCAAGAATACCCTCACTTGCCCAGCGGCTTATTTATTTGTAGAAAAATTGAAGGATCGTTTGTAA
- a CDS encoding YjjG family noncanonical pyrimidine nucleotidase, which produces MAYTFLLFDLDHTLLDFESAEETALTQMLEDMNFPDVQAFKDYYKPMNQGLWKDLEQKKLTKQELVDSRFAIGFAHFGITVDGAEIALRYQDYISLQGQSFPGAEDLLARLEKAGYQLYGATNGVTAIQEGRLVHSTIAPYFKEVFISEQLHTQKPEPAFFDKVGQLIPGFSKEETLMIGDSLTADIAGGHAAGIDTVWYNPNHKENTSQVVPTYTVSNYQEIADLLIK; this is translated from the coding sequence ATGGCATATACATTTTTACTTTTTGATTTGGACCATACCTTGTTGGACTTTGAATCTGCTGAAGAGACAGCCTTGACGCAGATGTTAGAAGACATGAATTTTCCAGATGTACAGGCCTTTAAGGATTACTACAAACCCATGAACCAAGGGCTCTGGAAGGATTTGGAGCAAAAGAAATTAACCAAGCAAGAGCTCGTGGATAGTCGGTTTGCGATTGGGTTTGCCCACTTTGGGATTACGGTTGATGGGGCTGAGATAGCTCTTCGCTACCAAGATTACATTAGTCTTCAGGGGCAGTCTTTCCCCGGTGCGGAGGACTTACTGGCTCGACTTGAAAAAGCAGGTTACCAGCTCTATGGTGCAACGAACGGAGTGACTGCCATTCAAGAAGGACGCTTAGTTCATTCTACAATCGCACCTTATTTCAAAGAGGTCTTTATCTCTGAGCAGCTTCATACTCAGAAACCAGAACCTGCATTTTTTGACAAGGTCGGCCAACTGATTCCAGGTTTCAGCAAGGAAGAGACCCTCATGATCGGTGATTCCTTGACGGCGGATATCGCAGGAGGCCATGCTGCGGGGATCGATACCGTCTGGTATAACCCAAATCATAAGGAAAATACCAGTCAGGTAGTGCCGACTTATACCGTTAGCAACTATCAAGAAATCGCCGATTTACTGATAAAATAA
- the rpsP gene encoding 30S ribosomal protein S16 encodes MAVKIRLTRMGSKKKPYYRINVADSRSPRDGRFIETVGTYNPLVEENQVTLKEDRVLAWLADGAQPSDTVRNILSKAGVMKKFHDSKFSK; translated from the coding sequence ATGGCAGTTAAAATTCGTTTGACTCGTATGGGTTCTAAGAAAAAACCTTACTACCGTATTAACGTAGCAGATTCACGTTCACCACGTGATGGACGTTTCATCGAAACAGTTGGAACTTACAATCCACTTGTTGAAGAAAACCAAGTAACTTTGAAAGAAGACCGCGTTCTTGCATGGTTGGCTGATGGAGCTCAACCTTCAGATACAGTTCGCAACATCCTTTCAAAAGCTGGTGTGATGAAGAAATTCCACGATTCTAAATTCTCAAAATAA
- the kphA gene encoding RNA-binding protein KphA, translated as MDTIENLIIAIVKPLISQPDALTIKIEDTPEFLEYHLDLDPSDVGRVIGRKGRTISAIRTIVYSVPTEDKKVRIVIDEK; from the coding sequence ATGGATACGATTGAAAATCTCATTATTGCAATTGTGAAACCCTTGATTTCACAACCGGATGCCTTAACCATCAAGATCGAAGATACTCCTGAATTCTTGGAGTACCATCTTGACCTTGATCCTAGCGATGTTGGTCGTGTAATCGGTCGAAAAGGTCGCACCATTTCTGCGATAAGAACGATTGTCTACTCTGTCCCAACTGAAGATAAAAAAGTAAGAATTGTTATTGACGAAAAATAA
- the rimM gene encoding ribosome maturation factor RimM (Essential for efficient processing of 16S rRNA) yields the protein MNYFNVGKIVNTQGLQGEMRVLSVTDFAEERFKKGAELALFDEKDRFVQTVTIASHRKHKNFDIIKFKDMYHINAIEKFKGFSLKVAEEDLTDLEDGEFYYHEIIGLDVYENDQLIGQIKEILQPGANDVWVVKRKGKRDLLLPYIPPVVLNIDIPGNRVDVDILEGLDDED from the coding sequence ATGAATTACTTTAATGTTGGGAAAATTGTCAATACCCAAGGCTTACAAGGTGAAATGCGGGTCTTGTCTGTGACAGACTTTGCGGAAGAGCGTTTTAAAAAAGGAGCTGAATTGGCCCTCTTTGATGAGAAGGATCGTTTTGTCCAGACGGTGACCATTGCCAGTCATCGCAAGCACAAGAACTTCGACATCATCAAGTTTAAGGATATGTACCATATCAATGCTATCGAAAAATTCAAGGGCTTTAGCCTCAAGGTTGCAGAAGAAGACTTGACGGATTTGGAGGATGGCGAGTTTTATTACCATGAGATCATCGGCCTTGATGTTTACGAAAATGACCAGCTAATCGGTCAGATCAAGGAAATCCTGCAACCAGGTGCCAATGATGTCTGGGTCGTGAAACGAAAAGGCAAACGCGACCTTCTCTTGCCTTATATCCCACCAGTGGTGCTCAATATCGATATCCCAGGAAACCGGGTGGATGTAGACATCTTAGAAGGGTTAGACGATGAAGATTGA
- the trmD gene encoding tRNA (guanosine(37)-N1)-methyltransferase TrmD encodes MKIDILTLFPEMFSPLEHSIVGKAREKGLLEINYHNFRENAEKARHVDDEPYGGGQGMLLRAQPIFDAFDAIEKKNPRVILLDPAGRTFDQAYAEELAQEEELIFICGHYEGYDERIKTLVTDEISLGDYVLTGGELAAMTMIDATVRLIPEVIGKESSHQDDSFSSGLLEYPQYTRPYEYRGMTVPDVLMSGHHENIRQWRLYQSLKKTLERRPDLLENYELTAEEEKMLEQIKQED; translated from the coding sequence ATGAAGATTGATATTTTAACCCTCTTTCCAGAGATGTTTTCTCCCCTTGAGCATTCCATCGTCGGCAAGGCCCGTGAAAAGGGACTTCTCGAGATCAACTACCATAATTTCCGTGAAAATGCGGAGAAGGCGCGTCATGTAGATGATGAGCCCTATGGGGGCGGGCAAGGTATGCTCTTACGCGCTCAACCAATTTTTGATGCCTTTGATGCCATTGAGAAAAAGAATCCGCGCGTGATCCTGCTGGATCCTGCTGGTCGGACCTTCGACCAAGCTTACGCAGAAGAGTTGGCTCAGGAAGAAGAATTGATTTTTATCTGTGGTCACTATGAGGGCTACGACGAGCGGATCAAGACCTTGGTGACGGATGAGATTTCTCTTGGCGATTATGTCCTGACGGGTGGCGAACTAGCGGCCATGACCATGATTGATGCGACGGTACGCTTGATTCCAGAAGTGATCGGGAAAGAGTCCAGTCACCAGGATGACAGTTTCTCCTCTGGTCTCTTAGAGTATCCTCAATACACACGCCCTTATGAATACAGAGGAATGACAGTTCCAGATGTTCTTATGAGTGGCCATCATGAAAATATCCGTCAGTGGCGCCTCTATCAGAGTTTGAAAAAGACCTTAGAACGTCGTCCAGACTTGCTTGAAAACTATGAGTTGACAGCAGAAGAAGAGAAGATGTTGGAACAAATTAAACAAGAAGACTAA
- a CDS encoding CAP domain-containing protein translates to MGKKLGKSVFTTGIAATTVLSGMFNHKASAEEVKQNENAETNSTEVVEKPITVDELKQITAQKGQVVKDVHYQEQKVIDAQTEVKAAGQELEEKKAEVTDAENLIATTSDAQVQNAENDVKVAQAYVTIEENKVREAEAAHDQVVEAVRQQGNQVTAQESLVDVAQNELNQAKAPISNDENVLNQALLEQSQVEQSIRESQNYLATLQASQQTGSDTVAQIESDIQLAQTRLTDLKAVIATKEAELAALEQAAANSPVQLSQATYEGYLQHLADNGNEAAASALALYKRGREEDGLTVGESGSLQANLRALEIADAINSYRRNAGLPELELDPYSLPASQVQLEYFKKANWHMFKYLPNENIAYGFSPAGAVDFWYNEKAAYQEVAAQYGLPTDETQIDANDIYMKIGAEAFAKVGHYLQMVDNKATALSVAYDPSNAMSEVAFLHRPVHSAVSTSALAYQLRQGAGATTTRSDVKAKSDEVANLKLDKANQESQIIILQGKLEDARHANSNVAVEMANVQKTIQNYKILLVSKDHAVEKAKATLDVSRGRIEAAIQPKEAALQKAKDLLAAAREKLDLLKAEEAEKAQVVQEAHEGLKAAQERLVAAEKRLSDFKNAPELLVKAQSVLSAAVANLENKKEKLEAEFTTLQSYQSVVELLNSQYEDLASRMDPAILEAADMPMDIRSSNPTTFSDRPTVLPTTTNSPQVQAPTASPAPKQEAKVEEIKPKKENSQAVAGSDSSKYAVATTGVAVGLLAGLFGFKKKKQSSKND, encoded by the coding sequence ATGGGAAAGAAATTAGGAAAATCGGTTTTCACGACTGGGATTGCCGCAACAACGGTCCTATCTGGTATGTTTAATCACAAGGCTAGTGCGGAAGAAGTGAAGCAAAATGAAAATGCAGAAACCAACAGTACAGAAGTAGTCGAAAAACCAATTACGGTCGATGAGTTGAAGCAAATTACAGCTCAAAAAGGCCAAGTGGTGAAAGATGTCCACTACCAAGAGCAAAAAGTGATCGATGCTCAAACGGAAGTCAAGGCTGCTGGACAAGAACTGGAAGAAAAGAAAGCAGAAGTGACGGATGCGGAAAACCTCATTGCAACGACTTCAGATGCCCAAGTTCAGAATGCAGAAAATGACGTCAAGGTGGCCCAAGCCTATGTGACCATCGAAGAAAATAAGGTTCGAGAAGCAGAAGCTGCCCATGACCAAGTCGTAGAGGCTGTTCGTCAACAGGGAAATCAAGTTACGGCTCAGGAATCTTTGGTCGATGTAGCACAAAATGAATTGAACCAAGCTAAAGCACCGATTTCGAATGATGAGAATGTGCTCAACCAAGCTTTGTTGGAGCAAAGTCAAGTCGAGCAAAGTATCCGAGAATCTCAGAATTACCTCGCGACCTTGCAAGCGAGTCAGCAAACTGGCTCAGATACAGTGGCTCAAATTGAGAGCGACATTCAACTGGCTCAAACACGTCTGACAGATTTGAAAGCGGTCATCGCAACCAAGGAAGCTGAATTGGCAGCCTTAGAACAAGCAGCGGCCAATAGCCCAGTTCAGTTGAGTCAAGCGACTTATGAAGGTTATTTGCAACACTTAGCTGACAATGGCAATGAAGCTGCAGCCAGCGCTTTAGCCCTCTACAAACGTGGTCGGGAAGAAGACGGCTTGACGGTTGGAGAGTCTGGATCTTTGCAAGCTAACCTCCGAGCACTTGAAATTGCGGATGCCATCAATAGCTATCGTCGTAATGCCGGCTTGCCTGAATTGGAGCTGGATCCTTATTCCCTTCCTGCCAGTCAAGTACAGTTGGAATACTTCAAGAAAGCCAACTGGCATATGTTTAAGTATTTGCCAAACGAAAACATCGCTTATGGCTTCTCACCTGCTGGTGCGGTTGACTTTTGGTACAATGAAAAAGCGGCTTATCAAGAAGTTGCAGCTCAATATGGTCTACCAACAGACGAAACTCAAATCGATGCCAATGATATCTATATGAAGATTGGTGCTGAGGCCTTTGCTAAGGTTGGTCACTATCTCCAAATGGTAGATAACAAAGCGACAGCTTTATCAGTCGCTTATGACCCTAGCAATGCTATGTCAGAAGTAGCTTTCTTACACCGCCCTGTCCATTCAGCAGTGTCAACCAGTGCGCTCGCTTACCAATTGCGTCAGGGGGCTGGAGCTACGACGACAAGATCAGATGTGAAAGCAAAATCTGATGAAGTCGCTAATCTCAAGCTGGACAAGGCCAATCAAGAGTCTCAAATCATTATCTTGCAAGGCAAGTTAGAAGATGCCCGCCATGCCAATTCAAATGTGGCAGTAGAGATGGCCAATGTCCAAAAAACCATCCAAAATTACAAGATTCTTCTCGTTAGCAAGGACCATGCGGTTGAAAAGGCGAAGGCGACTCTTGATGTATCTCGAGGTCGGATTGAAGCAGCCATCCAACCAAAAGAAGCAGCCCTTCAAAAAGCGAAAGATTTGTTAGCAGCTGCGCGTGAGAAATTAGATCTATTAAAAGCAGAAGAAGCAGAAAAAGCCCAAGTCGTTCAAGAAGCGCATGAGGGCTTGAAGGCGGCGCAAGAGCGCCTGGTTGCTGCTGAAAAACGTCTTTCTGACTTTAAAAACGCTCCAGAATTATTGGTCAAAGCCCAATCAGTTTTATCTGCTGCGGTGGCTAATTTGGAAAATAAAAAAGAAAAATTGGAAGCAGAATTCACAACCCTGCAATCTTATCAAAGTGTTGTGGAACTGTTGAATTCCCAATATGAAGATCTAGCGTCGCGGATGGATCCAGCTATTTTAGAAGCAGCAGATATGCCGATGGATATCCGCTCAAGCAATCCAACAACTTTCTCGGATAGACCAACTGTTCTTCCAACAACTACCAATAGTCCACAAGTGCAAGCACCAACAGCTAGTCCAGCTCCAAAACAAGAAGCTAAAGTAGAAGAAATCAAACCGAAAAAAGAAAACAGCCAAGCTGTGGCTGGATCTGATTCCTCCAAATATGCAGTAGCAACAACAGGTGTTGCCGTCGGGCTACTTGCTGGATTGTTTGGTTTCAAGAAAAAGAAACAATCATCAAAAAATGATTAA
- a CDS encoding DeoR/GlpR family DNA-binding transcription regulator, producing MLKSERKQFILEKVLKEKFVSLETLVQELGTSESTVRRDLDELEAESKLRRVHGGAESLHFLQEEESNKEKSIKNIQVKSKIAVKAAELIKDHDVIFIDAGTTNELLVQEIVNPTVTVVTNSIHHATKLVERNVPTVIIGGKVKSSTDASIGGIALNQIGQLNFDKAFLGMNGIDDEFYSTPDLEEGSVKRAIIENAKKTYILADDSKIGVTSFVKVAPIKRAMIITNQCEPQRLKVLKEKTEVIEV from the coding sequence ATGCTTAAGTCTGAACGAAAACAATTCATCCTCGAGAAGGTATTGAAGGAAAAGTTTGTTTCCTTAGAAACCCTTGTACAAGAGCTGGGGACGTCTGAATCAACGGTTCGACGTGACTTGGATGAATTAGAAGCTGAAAGTAAACTTCGCCGGGTTCACGGCGGTGCGGAAAGCCTGCATTTTCTTCAAGAGGAAGAAAGCAATAAAGAAAAATCTATCAAAAACATTCAAGTTAAGTCAAAAATCGCGGTAAAAGCGGCGGAATTGATCAAAGATCATGACGTGATCTTTATCGATGCCGGGACGACCAATGAACTTTTGGTACAAGAAATTGTCAATCCAACGGTAACCGTGGTGACCAACTCGATTCACCATGCGACCAAGTTGGTCGAGCGAAATGTTCCAACAGTCATCATCGGTGGGAAGGTAAAATCTTCTACAGATGCTAGTATCGGAGGAATCGCGCTCAATCAGATCGGTCAGTTGAATTTTGACAAGGCCTTTCTTGGAATGAATGGAATCGATGATGAATTTTACAGCACTCCAGACCTGGAAGAAGGATCTGTTAAGCGTGCGATTATCGAAAATGCGAAAAAGACCTATATCCTAGCGGATGATTCGAAAATTGGGGTGACATCCTTTGTCAAAGTGGCTCCTATCAAGCGAGCCATGATTATCACCAATCAATGTGAACCGCAACGATTAAAGGTTTTAAAAGAAAAAACGGAGGTTATAGAGGTTTGA
- the pfkB gene encoding 1-phosphofructokinase gives MIYTVTLNPAIDYIVRLDHVETGAVNRMASEDKFAGGKGINVSRVLKRLDIENTATGFIGGFTGRFIEDVLISEAISTNFVTVDQDTRINVKIKADEETEINGNGPEVTDTQLQELLNILSSLTADDVVVFAGSAPSSLGNAVYKQLIAATRATGAQVVCDFEGQTLIGSLEFNPQLVKPNNHELGDIFGVTLTELPEIERYAKEILAKGAQNVIISMAGDGALLVSPSGTYFAKPIKGQVKNSVGAGDSMVAGFTGKLATTGDVIEAFKWGVACGTATTFSDDLATADYIKETYEKVEVEKL, from the coding sequence TTGATTTATACAGTTACACTGAATCCAGCAATTGACTATATTGTCCGTCTCGATCATGTAGAGACCGGAGCGGTCAATCGGATGGCTTCAGAAGATAAATTCGCCGGTGGTAAGGGAATCAATGTCAGTCGTGTTTTGAAGCGTCTCGATATCGAGAACACAGCGACTGGATTTATCGGTGGTTTCACAGGACGCTTCATTGAAGACGTACTGATTAGCGAAGCCATTTCAACCAACTTTGTGACAGTGGACCAAGATACACGGATCAATGTCAAGATCAAAGCTGATGAGGAAACAGAGATCAATGGGAATGGCCCAGAAGTAACAGATACTCAGTTGCAAGAATTGCTCAATATCTTATCGAGCTTAACAGCAGATGATGTAGTAGTCTTTGCAGGGTCTGCCCCATCTTCACTTGGGAATGCCGTATACAAACAATTGATCGCAGCTACTCGTGCGACAGGTGCACAAGTGGTTTGTGATTTTGAAGGGCAAACCTTGATTGGTTCCTTGGAGTTCAATCCCCAATTGGTCAAACCAAACAACCATGAGTTGGGAGATATTTTTGGCGTTACCTTGACGGAATTGCCAGAAATTGAACGCTATGCCAAAGAAATTTTGGCCAAAGGAGCACAAAACGTCATTATTTCTATGGCGGGTGATGGTGCTCTCCTAGTCAGTCCAAGCGGAACTTACTTCGCAAAACCAATCAAGGGTCAAGTAAAGAACTCTGTCGGGGCTGGAGATTCCATGGTAGCAGGCTTCACTGGAAAGCTCGCAACAACAGGAGATGTCATCGAAGCCTTCAAATGGGGCGTGGCTTGTGGAACAGCGACCACCTTCTCGGATGATTTGGCAACAGCTGACTATATAAAAGAAACTTATGAAAAAGTAGAGGTAGAAAAACTATGA
- a CDS encoding PTS fructose transporter subunit IIABC encodes MKIQDVLNKNVMLFDLQATDKEGVINEMIQSLVDNGVVTDFDTFKAGIMNREAQTSTGLGDGIAMPHSKNEAVKEATVLFAKSNKGVDYASLDGQPTDLFFMIAAPEGANDTHLAALAELSKYLMKPGFADKLRQASTPDQVIAAFDAEEQEAAAEEAKKAEAVKEAASSDKPLIVAVTACTTGIAHTYMAEEALIKKGEEMGVTVRVETNGASGVGNRLTAEEIAKAEGVIIAADKAVETARFDGKKLISKPVAAGIRQTEDLIQTILDGKADVFHAENAAQASASQEKLSLGGAFYKHLMSGVSQMLPFVIGGGILIALAFLIDQVMGVPQDQLSSLGSYHVLAAQFKTIGGVAFGFMLPVLAGYIGFSIAEKPGFVAGFIAGSIASSGSAFGNIAYGAAKGELPAAVSSGFLGALVGGFLAGGIVLLLRKALAGLPRSLDGIRSILLLPLLGVGLTGFLMFLINIPMAAINTGLNNFLSSLSGSSAVLLGLLVGGMMAVDMGGPVNKAAYVFATGTLAESVASGGSIVMAAVMAAGMVPPLAVFVATVLFKDKFTQEERDSGLTNIVMGLSFITEGAIPFGAADPARAIPSFIAGSALTGALVGLAGLKLMAPHGGIFVIALTSNPLLYILFVLIGAVVSGILFGLLRKPKN; translated from the coding sequence ATGAAAATTCAAGACGTTTTAAATAAAAACGTGATGTTGTTTGACCTTCAAGCAACAGATAAAGAGGGCGTGATCAATGAGATGATTCAATCGCTCGTTGATAATGGTGTGGTGACAGATTTTGACACCTTCAAGGCTGGAATCATGAACCGTGAAGCACAAACTTCAACTGGTTTGGGTGACGGAATTGCTATGCCCCACAGCAAAAATGAAGCAGTCAAAGAAGCAACGGTCTTGTTTGCAAAATCAAACAAGGGTGTGGACTATGCTTCGCTTGATGGCCAACCAACAGACTTGTTTTTCATGATCGCAGCTCCAGAAGGGGCAAATGACACTCACTTGGCAGCCCTTGCTGAATTGTCTAAGTACTTGATGAAACCAGGATTTGCGGACAAACTTCGCCAAGCAAGCACTCCTGATCAAGTGATCGCAGCCTTTGATGCAGAAGAGCAAGAAGCTGCAGCTGAAGAAGCGAAAAAAGCAGAAGCAGTCAAAGAAGCAGCTTCGTCTGACAAACCTCTCATCGTTGCCGTTACAGCATGTACAACAGGTATCGCCCACACTTATATGGCAGAAGAAGCCCTCATCAAAAAAGGGGAAGAAATGGGTGTTACAGTCCGCGTTGAAACCAACGGGGCATCTGGTGTCGGCAACCGCTTGACAGCTGAAGAAATCGCAAAAGCTGAAGGGGTCATCATTGCAGCAGATAAAGCAGTTGAAACCGCTCGTTTCGATGGCAAAAAATTGATCTCTAAACCAGTCGCAGCCGGTATCCGTCAGACAGAAGACTTGATCCAAACCATCTTGGATGGCAAAGCAGATGTCTTCCACGCTGAAAATGCTGCACAAGCTAGCGCTAGCCAAGAAAAATTGAGCTTGGGTGGAGCCTTCTACAAACACTTGATGAGTGGGGTTTCTCAAATGCTTCCATTCGTTATCGGTGGTGGTATCTTGATCGCCCTTGCCTTCTTGATTGATCAAGTTATGGGTGTGCCTCAAGATCAATTGTCTAGTCTTGGTTCTTATCATGTATTAGCAGCACAATTTAAAACAATTGGTGGAGTAGCCTTTGGCTTCATGCTTCCTGTACTTGCAGGTTATATTGGATTCTCAATCGCTGAAAAACCTGGTTTTGTAGCAGGATTTATCGCAGGATCTATTGCTAGCTCAGGATCAGCATTTGGAAATATCGCCTACGGTGCTGCTAAAGGTGAATTACCAGCAGCCGTATCATCAGGTTTCCTTGGAGCTTTGGTAGGTGGTTTCCTTGCAGGTGGAATTGTTCTCTTACTTCGCAAAGCCCTTGCAGGTCTTCCACGTTCTCTTGATGGTATCCGTTCAATCCTTCTCTTGCCATTGCTTGGTGTTGGTTTGACAGGATTCTTGATGTTCCTCATCAATATTCCAATGGCTGCTATCAATACTGGTCTTAACAACTTCCTTTCAAGCTTGTCAGGTAGCTCAGCAGTCCTTCTTGGTCTTCTTGTCGGTGGTATGATGGCTGTCGATATGGGTGGACCAGTTAACAAAGCCGCTTATGTCTTTGCTACAGGTACACTTGCTGAATCCGTTGCTTCAGGTGGTTCTATTGTTATGGCAGCTGTTATGGCAGCTGGTATGGTTCCTCCATTGGCAGTATTCGTAGCAACTGTATTGTTTAAAGATAAATTCACACAAGAAGAACGCGATTCAGGTTTGACTAACATTGTTATGGGTCTTTCCTTCATCACAGAAGGTGCCATTCCATTCGGTGCAGCTGACCCAGCTCGTGCCATCCCTAGCTTCATTGCAGGTTCAGCATTGACAGGTGCTCTTGTTGGTCTTGCAGGCTTGAAACTCATGGCTCCTCACGGAGGAATCTTCGTTATCGCTCTTACATCAAATCCACTTCTATACATCTTGTTCGTATTGATCGGTGCAGTCGTAAGTGGTATCTTGTTCGGATTGCTTCGCAAACCTAAAAACTAA
- a CDS encoding Mbeg1-like protein: MTNSNLRTFDNFYSNLAQSAYRGRPNLFAYERLTKEEIKVLDSGKALEYDFSRDNKFYNDDKKEWEITTGGKNLPNGGKVYLQPDPGLHTVDEMLDLQVPNPNGGYHKETYTINQYQKGLLTDEKAGFNAYYLTDTPTLGKDTKKTYMAIRGSDGMRLSTWNDWVDNDAQFAINDSHIPQAKLATKGLKEKIAEMSKKAPNAQMDLAAHSLGTMVSVQGIADLSNQELKKIGKVVLLDGPDTTKSLKKMGLSDEKIKLISDKVEYYVNPFDMVSMLNREHTITKLPGDGKEPLKKPVGKVNIIVPLYYTESFDAESSHDFGVYQPDGKGNFLTASEDFHPELLRAGEKFARLIASSLDAAKKLGIKGNVALNIFSSIVTGDISIRLPLGISVYENFKKQYGEIVREARLESIKWDREAIPRYQEQLRSGNLTGEERILIRARLLQTSSQLAIFETEDKVENVKSYLSNAKEEIQTILNNTNSEAIGLATYLTSSEVTALLSDFNISRFWDEGIEGKTEKAAGAFLTQIEQLGTTLVRASGTFEVVDTQQAEDFNSLLADVKNKWRSKNVDAG; the protein is encoded by the coding sequence TTGACTAATAGTAATTTAAGAACTTTTGATAATTTTTACTCAAATTTAGCTCAGTCAGCTTATCGAGGACGTCCGAATCTTTTTGCTTATGAAAGATTGACTAAAGAGGAAATAAAAGTATTAGATTCAGGGAAAGCGTTGGAATATGATTTTTCACGTGATAATAAATTTTATAACGATGATAAAAAAGAATGGGAAATCACCACCGGAGGTAAAAATCTTCCTAATGGTGGAAAAGTCTATTTGCAACCAGATCCTGGTTTGCATACTGTAGACGAGATGTTGGATCTTCAGGTCCCAAACCCTAATGGTGGATATCATAAAGAAACATATACCATCAATCAGTATCAAAAGGGTCTTTTAACTGATGAGAAAGCAGGGTTTAATGCCTATTATTTAACAGATACTCCAACCTTAGGTAAAGATACTAAGAAAACCTATATGGCCATTCGGGGAAGCGATGGAATGAGATTGTCTACTTGGAACGACTGGGTCGATAACGACGCTCAGTTTGCGATTAATGATAGTCATATACCACAAGCGAAGTTGGCTACAAAAGGATTGAAAGAAAAAATAGCTGAAATGAGCAAAAAAGCTCCGAATGCTCAAATGGATCTTGCCGCTCACTCACTTGGGACTATGGTCTCTGTCCAAGGTATAGCTGATCTAAGTAATCAAGAGTTGAAAAAAATTGGCAAAGTAGTTTTGCTTGATGGTCCAGATACGACAAAGAGTTTAAAGAAAATGGGCCTTAGTGATGAAAAGATCAAATTAATCAGTGATAAAGTAGAATACTATGTCAATCCCTTTGATATGGTAAGTATGCTTAATCGAGAACATACTATTACTAAATTACCTGGTGATGGGAAGGAGCCTCTTAAAAAGCCTGTTGGCAAAGTCAATATCATTGTCCCCCTTTATTATACTGAAAGTTTTGATGCAGAAAGTTCTCATGATTTTGGTGTTTATCAACCGGATGGAAAAGGGAATTTCTTAACAGCTTCAGAAGATTTTCATCCGGAGTTGCTTAGGGCTGGTGAAAAGTTTGCTCGTTTGATTGCATCATCATTAGATGCTGCAAAAAAGTTAGGAATTAAAGGAAATGTAGCTTTAAATATTTTCAGTTCAATTGTTACAGGTGACATTAGCATCAGGCTCCCTCTTGGAATTTCAGTCTATGAGAATTTTAAAAAGCAGTATGGAGAAATCGTTAGGGAAGCACGTTTAGAATCTATTAAATGGGATCGTGAAGCTATTCCTAGATATCAGGAACAACTGAGAAGTGGAAATTTGACAGGTGAGGAAAGAATTTTGATTCGAGCTCGTTTACTTCAGACATCCTCACAGTTAGCTATTTTTGAGACAGAAGATAAGGTTGAGAATGTAAAGAGTTACCTTTCAAATGCTAAAGAAGAAATTCAAACCATTTTAAATAATACAAACTCGGAAGCGATAGGGTTAGCCACTTATTTAACGAGCTCAGAAGTCACAGCTTTGCTCTCTGATTTCAATATCTCACGTTTTTGGGATGAAGGAATTGAGGGTAAAACGGAAAAAGCAGCTGGAGCTTTTCTAACGCAAATTGAGCAATTGGGTACAACTTTGGTGAGAGCTAGTGGTACATTTGAAGTTGTGGATACACAACAAGCTGAGGATTTTAATAGTTTACTAGCAGATGTAAAAAATAAATGGAGGAGTAAAAATGTTGATGCTGGATGA